One Curtobacterium sp. BH-2-1-1 genomic region harbors:
- the scpB gene encoding SMC-Scp complex subunit ScpB — MIADEPQSLVSLGAAVGAPVPVVRQAIERLVADFDGVDGTIRRGFELREVGGGWRFYVRQDLDDVVEQFVEAERPSRLSQAALETLAVVAYKQPITRSQIASIRAVNVDGVVRTLVARGLIEESFTDAETGAINYVTSDLLLQQLGINSLDELPLISPLLDDGAGGFEQNEGIPDGRV, encoded by the coding sequence ATGATCGCCGACGAACCCCAGTCGCTCGTGTCCCTCGGCGCGGCCGTGGGGGCTCCCGTCCCGGTCGTCCGGCAGGCCATCGAGCGTCTCGTGGCGGACTTCGACGGGGTCGACGGCACGATCCGACGCGGGTTCGAACTCCGCGAGGTCGGCGGCGGCTGGCGCTTCTACGTCCGGCAGGACCTCGACGACGTCGTCGAGCAGTTCGTCGAGGCCGAACGCCCCTCCCGCCTGTCGCAGGCGGCGCTCGAGACCCTCGCGGTCGTCGCGTACAAGCAGCCGATCACCCGGTCGCAGATCGCCTCGATCCGCGCCGTCAACGTCGACGGCGTCGTCCGCACGCTCGTCGCGCGCGGCCTCATCGAGGAGTCGTTCACCGACGCCGAGACCGGCGCCATCAACTACGTCACGTCCGACCTGCTCCTGCAGCAGCTCGGCATCAACTCGCTCGACGAGCTGCCGCTCATCTCGCCCCTCCTGGACGACGGTGCCGGCGGCTTCGAGCAGAACGAAGGGATCCCCGATGGCCGCGTATGA
- the der gene encoding ribosome biogenesis GTPase Der, which yields MAQLDNPEHDDFPEYDDALGERIAGLDEAEAEQRANALRAGLEDYELDEEDVALLEAGHLGEDGITYLPAYPVLAIVGRPNVGKSQLVNRILGRREAVVQDTPGVTRDRVAYKAEWNDKRFTLVDTGGWEPDAKGINASVAAQAEVAIDLADAVLFVVDVTVGITATDEHVVKMLRGTDRPVIVVANKSDDDRRDLDAYELWNLGLGQPYPVSALHGRGVADLLDLIIKTLPDTSAVAKQEVGGPRRVAILGRPNVGKSSLLNKAAGEERVVVNELSGTTRDPVDEQIELGGRVWRFVDTAGIRKRVHLQQGADFYASLRTTAALEKAEVAVVVLDVTEPISVQDLRIIDLVLESGRALVLAYNKWDLLEDDRRRYLEREIEQDLAHVAWAPRVNISARTGRHLEKLVPALETALDSWDTRIPTGKVNAFIAELVQEHPHPVRGGKQPRILFGTQASSQPPTFVLFTTGFLDPQYRRFITRRLREVWGFSGTPINVNMRVRERRKR from the coding sequence ATGGCGCAGCTGGACAACCCAGAACACGACGACTTCCCCGAGTACGACGACGCCCTCGGCGAGCGGATCGCCGGGCTCGACGAAGCCGAGGCCGAGCAGCGGGCGAACGCGCTCCGCGCCGGGCTCGAGGACTACGAGCTCGACGAAGAGGACGTCGCCCTGCTCGAAGCCGGGCACCTCGGCGAGGACGGCATCACGTACCTGCCGGCGTACCCGGTGCTCGCGATCGTCGGGCGACCGAACGTCGGCAAGTCGCAGCTGGTGAACCGCATCCTCGGTCGCCGCGAAGCCGTCGTGCAGGACACCCCCGGTGTCACGCGTGACCGCGTCGCCTACAAGGCGGAGTGGAACGACAAGCGCTTCACCCTCGTCGACACCGGCGGGTGGGAACCCGACGCCAAGGGCATCAACGCTTCCGTCGCCGCCCAGGCCGAGGTCGCGATCGACCTCGCCGACGCGGTGCTCTTCGTCGTGGACGTCACGGTCGGCATCACCGCCACCGACGAGCACGTCGTGAAGATGCTCCGCGGCACCGACCGTCCGGTCATCGTCGTCGCGAACAAGTCGGACGACGACCGGCGCGACCTCGACGCCTACGAGCTCTGGAACCTCGGTCTGGGGCAGCCCTACCCGGTGTCGGCGCTGCACGGTCGTGGCGTCGCCGACCTCCTCGACCTCATCATCAAGACGCTCCCCGACACCTCGGCCGTCGCCAAGCAGGAGGTCGGCGGACCCCGTCGCGTCGCGATCCTCGGCCGTCCGAACGTCGGCAAGAGCTCGCTCCTGAACAAGGCCGCCGGCGAAGAGCGCGTCGTCGTCAACGAGCTGTCCGGGACGACCCGCGACCCGGTGGACGAGCAGATCGAGCTCGGCGGCCGTGTCTGGCGCTTCGTCGACACCGCCGGCATCCGCAAGCGCGTGCACCTGCAGCAGGGGGCCGACTTCTACGCCTCGCTCCGTACGACGGCAGCGCTCGAGAAGGCCGAGGTCGCCGTGGTCGTCCTCGACGTCACCGAGCCGATCTCCGTGCAGGACCTCCGCATCATCGACCTCGTCCTCGAGTCCGGTCGTGCGCTGGTGCTGGCCTACAACAAGTGGGACCTGCTCGAGGACGACCGCCGTCGCTACCTCGAGCGCGAGATCGAGCAGGACCTCGCGCACGTGGCGTGGGCCCCGCGCGTCAACATCTCCGCACGCACCGGTCGCCACCTCGAGAAGCTCGTGCCGGCCCTCGAGACCGCGCTCGACTCGTGGGACACCCGCATCCCGACGGGCAAGGTCAACGCCTTCATCGCCGAGCTCGTGCAGGAGCACCCGCACCCGGTCCGTGGTGGCAAGCAGCCCCGCATCCTGTTCGGGACCCAGGCGTCGAGCCAGCCGCCGACGTTCGTGCTGTTCACGACGGGCTTCCTCGACCCGCAGTACCGACGCTTCATCACGCGTCGACTGCGCGAGGTCTGGGGCTTCTCGGGCACGCCGATCAACGTCAACATGCGGGTGCGCGAGCGCCGCAAGCGCTGA
- a CDS encoding prephenate dehydrogenase, whose translation MTDATTPLAEPAIDRRLRGPVRIVGAGLLGASIGLALREKGVEVVLDDVSPAALALAVDYGAGRRPTPGDRPELVVAAVPPDVVATVVERELAAFPGAVVTDVASVKSGPLASLRAAGADVSRYIGSHPMAGRERSGPTAARADLFLGQPWVIAGHDDITYQRAAVVEDLALDVGATVVPMEPESHDLAVAYVSHAPQLVSTLMASRLRDAPDGSLGLAGGGVRDVTRIAASDPGLWVQIIGANASRIRPVLADLRDDLDRVLAALDDPTAPGSPRALAETIAAGNRGVERLPGKHGTTKRFAQVVVLVDDTPGQIAALLTFIGEIGINLEDMRLEHSPGAQIGIVEVSVVPEQEQRLVDELEGRGWRIAAAWA comes from the coding sequence GTGACCGACGCCACCACCCCGCTCGCCGAACCGGCCATCGACCGGCGGCTCCGGGGACCCGTGCGGATCGTCGGCGCGGGCCTGCTCGGTGCGTCCATCGGCCTGGCGCTGCGTGAGAAGGGTGTCGAGGTCGTCCTCGACGACGTCTCGCCCGCAGCCCTGGCGCTCGCCGTCGACTACGGCGCCGGGCGTCGACCGACTCCCGGTGACCGTCCGGAACTCGTCGTGGCGGCCGTCCCGCCGGACGTCGTCGCGACGGTGGTCGAGCGCGAGCTCGCTGCCTTCCCCGGTGCCGTCGTCACCGACGTGGCGAGCGTGAAGTCGGGGCCGCTCGCCTCGCTCCGGGCAGCCGGCGCCGATGTCTCGCGCTACATCGGCTCGCACCCCATGGCGGGCCGCGAACGCAGCGGGCCGACCGCTGCGCGCGCCGATCTCTTCCTCGGGCAGCCGTGGGTCATCGCCGGGCACGACGACATCACGTACCAGCGTGCCGCGGTGGTGGAAGACCTGGCGCTCGACGTCGGCGCGACCGTGGTCCCGATGGAACCGGAGTCGCACGACCTCGCGGTGGCGTACGTCTCGCACGCGCCGCAGCTGGTGTCCACGTTGATGGCCTCCCGGCTGCGGGACGCCCCCGACGGCTCGCTCGGTCTCGCGGGCGGCGGCGTCCGCGACGTGACCCGCATCGCCGCGAGCGACCCGGGGTTGTGGGTGCAGATCATCGGTGCGAACGCGTCGCGCATCCGGCCGGTGCTCGCGGACCTCCGCGACGACCTCGACCGGGTGCTCGCCGCACTCGACGACCCGACCGCCCCCGGTTCGCCCCGCGCCCTCGCCGAGACCATCGCCGCGGGCAACCGCGGCGTCGAACGGCTGCCGGGCAAGCACGGCACCACCAAGCGCTTCGCCCAGGTGGTCGTCCTCGTCGACGACACCCCGGGCCAGATCGCCGCGCTCCTCACGTTCATCGGGGAGATCGGCATCAACCTCGAGGACATGCGCCTCGAGCACTCACCGGGCGCGCAGATCGGCATCGTCGAGGTGTCGGTCGTGCCCGAGCAGGAACAGCGACTCGTCGACGAACTCGAGGGTCGCGGATGGAGGATCGCAGCAGCATGGGCCTGA
- a CDS encoding SseB family protein — translation MAGISNGRGTGPDGPAGDGHPDDAHTPGGAADSAGFAWAGRTFDQHDTTFDDDDGLADPAVVAAITALPDGGSQRAVVDALRTARLLIPLIAEAGDIGHTDAGKLVDKTQELSIVTVAGPDGRSVMPAFTSVEAMRSWDADARPVPADSRRVAMAAASEDTQLVVLDPTAPTEFVLRRPAVWAIGQDLPWTPCFEDPEVARAFADSVVGERAVARVELAPGDPLGRFAGAELTVGLALHPGLDQTQVQELVGRLQQRWTADAVIAERVDSMRVALRPA, via the coding sequence GTGGCGGGCATCTCGAACGGTCGCGGCACCGGACCCGACGGGCCCGCGGGCGACGGGCATCCGGACGACGCGCACACCCCCGGTGGGGCGGCGGACTCCGCGGGCTTCGCCTGGGCCGGGCGCACGTTCGACCAGCACGACACGACGTTCGACGACGACGACGGTCTGGCCGACCCGGCCGTCGTCGCCGCGATCACGGCGCTGCCGGACGGGGGGTCGCAGCGGGCGGTCGTCGACGCGCTCCGCACCGCACGGCTGCTCATCCCGCTCATCGCCGAGGCCGGAGACATCGGGCACACCGACGCCGGCAAGCTCGTCGACAAGACGCAGGAGCTCTCCATCGTGACGGTCGCCGGCCCGGACGGTCGCAGCGTCATGCCCGCGTTCACCTCCGTCGAGGCGATGCGCTCCTGGGACGCGGACGCCCGACCGGTTCCAGCGGACTCCCGCCGCGTGGCCATGGCCGCGGCGAGTGAGGACACCCAGCTCGTGGTCCTCGACCCGACGGCGCCGACCGAGTTCGTGCTCCGTCGCCCTGCGGTGTGGGCGATCGGGCAGGACCTGCCGTGGACGCCCTGCTTCGAGGACCCGGAAGTGGCGCGGGCCTTCGCCGACTCCGTCGTGGGGGAGCGTGCGGTGGCGCGGGTCGAGCTGGCCCCGGGGGACCCGCTCGGACGGTTCGCCGGTGCGGAACTGACGGTGGGGCTGGCGCTCCACCCCGGACTCGACCAGACGCAGGTGCAGGAGCTCGTGGGGCGCCTGCAGCAGCGCTGGACGGCGGACGCCGTCATCGCGGAACGCGTGGACAGCATGCGGGTGGCGCTGCGCCCAGCGTGA
- a CDS encoding histidinol-phosphate transaminase — translation MAFTLEDLPIRDDLRGQSPYGAPQKHVRVQLNVNENTHPVPADVAEDIVSSIRQALTTVNRYPDREFTELRQSLADYLQRDLAPGQALGPEQIWAANGSNEVLQQLLQAFGGPGRTVLGFPPTYSMHSILASGTGTTWIPAQRDDEFRIAPETVVAAIREHQPDIVFLCGPNNPTGTPLPIETIEAAYAATDGIVMVDEAYAEFMPADAPSALTLLPGRERLIVSRTMSKAFAFAGARVGYMAAHPAVIDAIRLVRLPYHLSALTQAAAVAALRHAPAMLAMVDDITQQRDRMVTELRAMGYRTYETWSNFVLFGGVADPHAAFEALLEQDVIVRDLGIPNHLRVSAGTEEETTVFLDAMRRVAADQPPVRVAA, via the coding sequence GTGGCATTCACGCTCGAAGACCTCCCGATCCGAGACGACCTGCGCGGGCAGAGCCCGTACGGCGCCCCGCAGAAGCACGTGCGCGTGCAGCTCAACGTCAACGAGAACACGCATCCGGTCCCGGCCGACGTCGCCGAGGACATCGTGTCGTCGATCCGCCAGGCGCTGACGACCGTGAACCGCTACCCCGACCGTGAGTTCACCGAGCTGCGGCAGTCACTCGCGGACTACCTCCAGCGCGACCTCGCGCCGGGGCAGGCGCTCGGTCCGGAGCAGATCTGGGCGGCCAACGGCTCGAACGAGGTACTCCAGCAGCTGCTCCAGGCCTTCGGTGGGCCGGGTCGCACCGTGCTCGGGTTCCCCCCGACCTACTCGATGCACTCGATCCTCGCGTCGGGCACCGGCACGACCTGGATCCCGGCGCAGCGCGACGACGAGTTCCGCATCGCGCCCGAGACGGTGGTGGCCGCCATCCGTGAGCACCAGCCGGACATCGTGTTCCTCTGCGGGCCGAACAACCCCACGGGTACGCCGCTCCCGATCGAGACGATCGAAGCCGCCTACGCCGCGACCGACGGCATCGTGATGGTCGACGAGGCCTACGCCGAGTTCATGCCCGCCGACGCCCCGAGCGCCCTCACGCTGCTGCCCGGGCGGGAGCGTCTCATCGTGTCCCGCACGATGAGCAAGGCGTTCGCGTTCGCCGGTGCCCGCGTGGGCTACATGGCCGCCCACCCGGCCGTCATCGACGCGATCCGACTCGTCCGGCTGCCGTACCACCTCTCCGCACTGACCCAGGCGGCAGCGGTGGCGGCGCTCCGGCACGCCCCCGCGATGCTCGCGATGGTCGACGACATCACGCAGCAGCGCGACCGCATGGTGACCGAACTCCGGGCGATGGGCTACCGCACGTACGAGACGTGGTCGAACTTCGTCCTGTTCGGCGGCGTCGCCGACCCGCACGCCGCGTTCGAAGCGCTGCTCGAGCAGGACGTGATCGTGCGCGACCTCGGCATCCCGAACCACCTGCGGGTGAGCGCCGGCACGGAGGAGGAGACCACCGTGTTCCTCGACGCCATGCGCCGCGTCGCCGCCGATCAGCCGCCGGTTAGGGTTGCAGCATGA
- the hisB gene encoding imidazoleglycerol-phosphate dehydratase HisB produces MTARTATISRSTSESSIELELDLDGTGTSDISTSVPFFDHMLTAFSKHSLIDLRVRSTGDTHIDVHHTVEDTGIVLGQALKQALGDRAGIGRYGDALVPLDEALAQAVVDVSGRPFLVHSGEPAGFEFHRIGGHFTGSMVRHVFEAITFNAGITVHVRVLEGRDPHHIAEAEFKAFARAMRTAVELDPRVDGIPSTKGSL; encoded by the coding sequence ATGACCGCGCGCACCGCCACGATCAGCCGGAGCACGAGCGAGTCGAGCATCGAGCTCGAACTCGACCTCGACGGCACCGGCACGTCCGACATCTCGACGAGCGTGCCGTTCTTCGACCACATGCTGACGGCGTTCAGCAAGCACTCGCTCATCGACCTCCGCGTTCGGTCGACCGGCGACACCCACATCGACGTCCACCACACCGTCGAGGACACCGGCATCGTGCTCGGCCAGGCGCTCAAGCAGGCCCTCGGTGACCGTGCCGGCATCGGTCGGTACGGGGACGCCCTCGTGCCGCTCGACGAAGCGCTCGCCCAGGCCGTGGTCGACGTCTCCGGCCGGCCGTTCCTCGTGCACTCCGGCGAGCCCGCGGGCTTCGAGTTCCACCGGATCGGCGGCCACTTCACCGGCTCGATGGTCCGCCACGTGTTCGAGGCGATCACCTTCAACGCCGGCATCACGGTGCACGTCCGCGTGCTCGAGGGCCGCGACCCGCACCACATCGCCGAAGCCGAGTTCAAGGCGTTCGCACGGGCGATGCGCACGGCGGTCGAACTCGACCCTCGCGTGGACGGCATCCCGTCCACCAAGGGCTCGCTGTGA
- the cmk gene encoding (d)CMP kinase encodes MPDGAFVAKFVIAVDGPAGSGKSSVSRAAARALGFGYQDTGAAYRALAWHALQQQVDLDDAAAVLASWDTFDYEIGTDPDAYFVQVNGTDVTDAIRTPEVTAAVAHIAKLPEVRQRLVQLFRNVMRKAEGRGIITEGRDITTVVAPDAEVRILLTADESVRMARRSAEVTTQSAAETSAALARRDAADAKVVDFMNAADGVTTLDSTDLDFDQTVQAVVDLARATGH; translated from the coding sequence CTGCCGGACGGCGCCTTCGTCGCGAAGTTCGTGATCGCGGTCGACGGTCCCGCGGGCAGCGGCAAGTCGAGCGTGTCCCGTGCCGCGGCGCGCGCGCTCGGCTTCGGCTACCAGGACACCGGCGCCGCCTACCGTGCGCTCGCCTGGCACGCCCTGCAGCAGCAGGTCGACCTCGACGACGCCGCCGCGGTCCTGGCGAGCTGGGACACCTTCGACTACGAGATCGGCACCGACCCGGACGCCTACTTCGTCCAGGTGAACGGCACCGACGTCACCGACGCGATCCGCACGCCCGAGGTCACCGCCGCGGTCGCCCACATCGCGAAGCTGCCCGAGGTCCGGCAGCGGCTCGTGCAGCTCTTCCGGAACGTGATGCGCAAGGCCGAGGGTCGGGGCATCATCACCGAGGGGCGTGACATCACCACGGTCGTCGCGCCCGATGCCGAAGTCCGGATCCTCCTCACGGCCGACGAGTCCGTTAGAATGGCTCGGCGCTCGGCTGAGGTCACCACCCAGTCGGCCGCCGAGACCTCCGCCGCACTCGCTCGTCGCGACGCGGCGGACGCGAAGGTCGTCGACTTCATGAACGCCGCCGACGGCGTCACGACGCTCGACTCCACCGACCTCGACTTCGACCAGACCGTGCAAGCGGTCGTCGACCTGGCCCGCGCGACCGGGCACTGA
- the priA gene encoding bifunctional 1-(5-phosphoribosyl)-5-((5-phosphoribosylamino)methylideneamino)imidazole-4-carboxamide isomerase/phosphoribosylanthranilate isomerase PriA: MTELSTTPPLVLLPAVDVVDGQAVRLTQGEAGSETSYGDPVSAARTWRDQGAEWIHLVDLDAAFGRGDNRKVIAHAIREVEGVAVELSGGIRDDASLEAALATGAARVNLGTAALEDPEWAARVIRTYGEQIAVGLDVRGTTLASRGWTEDAGDLWEVLDRLEEAGCARYVVTDVTKDGTLQGPNVDLLREVCDRTEQPVVASGGISTLDDLRALRELVPHGLEGAIIGKALYSGAFTLPAALDIASE, from the coding sequence ATGACCGAGCTCTCCACCACCCCGCCCCTCGTCCTGCTGCCCGCCGTGGACGTCGTCGACGGCCAGGCGGTGCGCCTCACCCAGGGCGAGGCCGGCAGCGAGACCTCCTACGGCGACCCGGTGTCGGCAGCCCGGACGTGGCGTGACCAGGGTGCCGAGTGGATCCACCTCGTCGACCTCGACGCAGCGTTCGGCCGCGGTGACAACCGCAAGGTCATCGCGCACGCCATCCGCGAGGTCGAGGGCGTCGCCGTCGAGCTCTCGGGCGGCATCCGCGACGACGCCTCGCTCGAGGCAGCCCTCGCGACCGGTGCCGCACGCGTGAACCTCGGCACCGCCGCGCTCGAGGACCCGGAGTGGGCGGCCCGCGTGATCCGGACGTACGGCGAGCAGATCGCCGTCGGGCTCGACGTGCGCGGCACGACGCTCGCCAGCCGGGGTTGGACGGAGGACGCCGGCGACCTGTGGGAAGTCCTCGACCGCCTCGAGGAAGCCGGCTGCGCCCGCTACGTCGTGACCGACGTGACGAAGGACGGCACCCTGCAGGGCCCGAACGTCGACCTCCTCCGCGAGGTCTGCGACCGTACCGAACAGCCCGTCGTGGCCTCCGGCGGGATCTCGACGCTCGACGACCTCCGTGCACTGCGCGAGCTCGTGCCGCACGGACTCGAGGGCGCGATCATCGGCAAGGCGCTCTACTCGGGGGCGTTCACGCTCCCGGCCGCGCTCGACATCGCCTCGGAGTAG
- a CDS encoding ScpA family protein, with protein sequence MLLSLITKHELDITEVSLGAVTGEFIEYVRQAESQDELDEASEFLVVAATLLDLKIAGLLPQGELVDAEDVALLEARDLLFARLLQYRAFKQAADWFGSRWLTESRRHVRSVRLEERFRARTPELVWTLSVQDFAALATLAFAPRELPTVGLDHLHAPLVSIREQAAIVVSILRTRADEDVSFRELVAGVSETGIVVARFLAILELYRNASISFEQFEPLGELTLRWTADDWSDESLANLGADYDG encoded by the coding sequence CTGCTCCTCTCGCTCATCACGAAGCACGAGCTCGACATCACCGAGGTCTCCCTCGGCGCCGTGACGGGCGAGTTCATCGAGTACGTGCGCCAGGCCGAGTCCCAGGACGAACTGGACGAGGCCAGCGAGTTCCTCGTCGTCGCCGCCACGCTGCTCGACCTCAAGATCGCCGGGCTCCTGCCGCAGGGCGAGCTCGTCGACGCCGAGGACGTCGCCCTGCTCGAGGCCCGCGACCTCCTGTTCGCCCGACTGCTGCAGTACCGGGCGTTCAAGCAGGCCGCCGACTGGTTCGGCTCCCGCTGGCTGACCGAGTCCCGACGCCACGTGCGGAGCGTCCGGCTCGAGGAGCGGTTCCGCGCCCGGACCCCCGAGCTCGTCTGGACCCTGTCGGTGCAGGACTTCGCCGCGCTGGCGACCCTGGCGTTCGCGCCGCGGGAGCTCCCGACGGTCGGACTCGACCACCTGCACGCCCCGCTCGTCAGCATCCGGGAGCAGGCCGCGATCGTCGTCTCGATCCTCCGCACGCGTGCCGACGAGGACGTCTCGTTCCGCGAACTGGTCGCCGGCGTCTCGGAGACGGGTATCGTGGTGGCTCGCTTCCTCGCGATCCTGGAGCTGTACCGGAACGCATCCATCTCGTTCGAACAGTTCGAACCGCTCGGGGAGCTGACGCTGCGCTGGACCGCCGACGACTGGTCCGACGAGAGCCTCGCCAACTTGGGAGCCGACTATGACGGATGA
- the hisH gene encoding imidazole glycerol phosphate synthase subunit HisH, whose protein sequence is MTAGAKPNVVVLDYGSGNVHSAAKALERAGADVTLTSDKQAALRADGLLVPGVGAFGAVVEQLEGVRGGEIVDHRLAGGRPVLGICVGMQVLFSRGIERGADVEGLGQWPGTVEQIQADVLPHMGWNTVDAPADSVLFEGLHDERFYFVHSYGVTDFPLEAYGPFRAPRLTWAEHGQRFVAAVENGPLTATQFHPEKSGEPGIRLLRNWVQSL, encoded by the coding sequence GTGACCGCGGGGGCGAAGCCGAACGTCGTCGTCCTCGACTACGGGTCGGGCAACGTCCACTCCGCCGCCAAGGCCCTCGAACGCGCCGGCGCCGACGTCACCCTGACGTCGGACAAGCAGGCGGCGCTCCGGGCCGACGGACTGCTGGTCCCCGGCGTCGGGGCGTTCGGAGCCGTGGTCGAGCAGCTCGAGGGCGTCCGGGGCGGCGAGATCGTCGACCACCGTCTCGCCGGCGGCCGTCCGGTCCTCGGGATCTGCGTCGGCATGCAGGTGCTCTTCTCGCGCGGCATCGAGCGCGGTGCCGACGTCGAGGGGCTCGGTCAGTGGCCGGGCACGGTCGAGCAGATCCAGGCCGACGTCCTGCCCCACATGGGGTGGAACACGGTCGACGCTCCTGCGGACTCGGTGTTGTTCGAGGGCCTGCACGACGAGCGCTTCTACTTCGTGCACTCCTACGGCGTGACCGACTTCCCGCTCGAGGCGTACGGGCCGTTCCGCGCACCGCGCCTGACCTGGGCCGAGCACGGGCAGCGGTTCGTCGCCGCGGTCGAGAACGGTCCGCTCACCGCCACCCAGTTCCACCCCGAGAAGTCCGGCGAGCCGGGCATCCGACTGCTCCGCAACTGGGTGCAGTCGCTCTGA
- a CDS encoding ParA family protein yields the protein MSTNPTTTPGTGETTYGPTGRPVRQFAVPEELDGHGPARIIALCNQKGGVGKTTTSINLGAALAEYGRKVLAVDFDPQGALSAGLGVRTHDIPTVYDLLMGSIKDPNQVIQPTNTPYLDVIPANIDLSAAEVHLVNEVAREQILASVLRKVANDYDVILVDCQPSLGLLTVNALTAAHGVLIPLECEFFALRGVALLIETIDKVRDRLNPALQLDGILATMYDSRTLHSREVMERVVDTFDDRVLDTVIGRTVKFPDATVSARPITQTAPDHAAAHAYRQLARELVERGAVA from the coding sequence GTGAGCACGAACCCGACGACCACCCCCGGAACCGGCGAGACCACCTACGGTCCGACCGGACGGCCCGTCCGGCAGTTCGCGGTGCCCGAGGAGCTCGACGGCCACGGTCCCGCTCGCATCATCGCGCTGTGCAACCAGAAGGGCGGCGTCGGCAAGACCACGACGTCGATCAACCTCGGCGCGGCGCTGGCGGAGTACGGGCGCAAGGTCCTCGCGGTGGACTTCGACCCGCAGGGCGCGCTGTCGGCCGGCCTCGGCGTGCGGACCCACGACATCCCCACCGTCTACGACCTGCTGATGGGGTCGATCAAGGACCCGAACCAGGTCATCCAGCCGACGAACACGCCCTACCTCGACGTGATCCCCGCGAACATCGACCTCTCCGCGGCCGAGGTGCACCTCGTGAACGAGGTCGCGCGCGAGCAGATCCTCGCGAGCGTGCTCCGGAAGGTCGCGAACGACTACGACGTGATCCTCGTCGACTGCCAGCCGTCGCTCGGGCTGCTGACCGTGAACGCCCTGACGGCGGCGCACGGCGTCCTCATCCCGCTCGAGTGCGAGTTCTTCGCCCTGCGTGGTGTGGCGCTGCTCATCGAGACGATCGACAAGGTGCGCGACCGCCTCAACCCGGCGCTGCAGCTCGACGGGATCCTCGCGACGATGTACGACTCGCGCACGCTGCACTCGCGCGAGGTCATGGAGCGCGTCGTGGACACCTTCGACGACCGCGTGCTCGACACCGTCATCGGCCGGACCGTGAAGTTCCCGGACGCCACGGTCTCGGCGCGGCCGATCACGCAGACCGCGCCGGACCACGCGGCCGCACACGCGTACCGGCAGCTCGCCAGGGAGCTCGTCGAGCGTGGCGCCGTCGCCTGA
- a CDS encoding pseudouridine synthase, which translates to MQKVIAAAGVASRRVAENLIVEGRVTVNGEVVDALGRRVDPETDQIAVDGVPVQIDSSRRYVLLNKPTGMVSSLQDERGRRDLSEYVDRYEERLFNVGRLDTETSGLLVLTNDGDLAHVLAHPSFGVTKTYIAKVRGNVNPATVQRLLDGVELEDGPIAADKVRLLESSRGESLVEITLHSGRNRIVRRMLDEVDHPVLELVRRSFGPLHLGSLPIGKTRELSTVELGSLLRIAREAKGSPQASDGEESSD; encoded by the coding sequence CTGCAGAAGGTGATCGCCGCTGCGGGCGTGGCATCTCGCCGCGTCGCGGAGAACCTGATCGTCGAGGGCCGCGTGACGGTCAACGGCGAGGTCGTCGACGCGCTCGGCCGGCGTGTCGATCCCGAGACCGACCAGATCGCGGTGGACGGCGTCCCGGTGCAGATCGACAGCTCGCGCCGCTACGTGCTGCTCAACAAGCCGACCGGCATGGTCTCGAGCCTGCAGGACGAGCGTGGACGTCGTGACCTGTCCGAGTACGTCGACCGGTACGAGGAGCGCCTGTTCAACGTCGGGCGGCTCGACACCGAGACGTCCGGGCTGCTCGTGCTGACGAACGACGGGGACCTCGCGCACGTCCTGGCGCACCCGTCGTTCGGGGTGACGAAAACGTACATCGCGAAGGTGCGCGGCAACGTGAACCCCGCGACGGTGCAGCGGCTGCTCGACGGTGTGGAGCTCGAGGACGGTCCGATCGCGGCCGACAAGGTCCGCCTGCTCGAGTCGTCGCGGGGGGAGTCGCTCGTCGAGATCACGCTGCACTCCGGTCGCAACCGGATCGTGCGCCGCATGCTCGACGAGGTCGACCACCCCGTCCTCGAACTGGTCCGGCGGTCGTTCGGGCCGCTGCACCTGGGGTCCCTGCCGATCGGCAAGACCCGGGAGCTGTCGACGGTCGAGCTCGGTTCGCTCCTCCGCATCGCCCGTGAGGCGAAGGGTTCTCCCCAGGCCTCGGACGGCGAAGAGTCCTCGGACTGA